One stretch of Saccharomonospora xinjiangensis XJ-54 DNA includes these proteins:
- a CDS encoding GNAT family N-acetyltransferase, whose protein sequence is MVSLVRDDGEPALSPLIRPIEDGDWPQVWSFMNEIVRARETFPYDPEMTAEAAREMWIEDPPGRTVVAVDSGRVVGTAKMGTNRPGPGSHVSTASFMVAPHARGRGVGTALCRYALDWARQRGYAGMQFNAVVETNTAAVGVYERLGFQVVGTVPGAFAHPTQGRVGLHVMYCDFDRT, encoded by the coding sequence ATGGTGTCTCTCGTGCGAGATGACGGAGAACCCGCTCTGAGTCCGCTGATCCGGCCGATCGAGGACGGCGACTGGCCGCAGGTGTGGTCGTTCATGAATGAGATCGTGCGTGCGCGGGAGACGTTCCCCTACGACCCGGAGATGACGGCCGAGGCGGCGCGCGAGATGTGGATCGAAGATCCTCCTGGCCGGACCGTGGTCGCGGTGGACAGCGGCAGGGTGGTCGGAACGGCGAAGATGGGAACCAACCGTCCCGGTCCTGGCTCCCACGTTTCGACAGCCAGTTTCATGGTCGCTCCGCACGCACGTGGCAGGGGTGTGGGCACCGCGTTGTGCCGGTACGCGCTGGACTGGGCGAGGCAGCGGGGTTACGCCGGGATGCAGTTCAACGCGGTGGTCGAGACCAACACGGCCGCCGTCGGCGTCTACGAACGGCTCGGGTTCCAGGTGGTCGGCACCGTGCCGGGAGCCTTCGCGCACCCGACGCAAGGCCGCGTCGGCCTGCACGTGATGTATTGCGACTTCGACCGGACCTGA
- a CDS encoding DUF3558 domain-containing protein codes for MCDYRFRFFRIFSMVAVVLFGASCSAGTEGVAQPAVDDTTTSVAGKAPERKVSEPLDISPYLSRPCELVSPEMLAKLGTSPSEATPRLPEDHKVSAEFGPSCDWSGEDEGGIGVNINSGNKERGLGGLRGHEMARDQGRYELWEETSISSYPAVYLGVSDARDRGDCELVVGIADDMTFGVSAVSFYENPEKACRVADEVAADVIETLKSGS; via the coding sequence ATGTGTGATTATCGCTTTAGGTTTTTTCGAATTTTCTCTATGGTTGCCGTTGTCCTCTTTGGCGCTTCCTGTTCGGCAGGCACGGAAGGCGTGGCTCAGCCTGCGGTGGACGATACAACTACGTCGGTGGCAGGTAAGGCTCCCGAGCGTAAGGTTAGTGAGCCGCTGGACATCAGTCCGTATCTGTCGAGGCCGTGTGAGCTCGTTTCTCCGGAGATGCTCGCGAAACTGGGGACCTCGCCGAGTGAGGCCACACCAAGGCTCCCCGAGGATCACAAGGTTTCGGCGGAATTCGGCCCCTCGTGCGATTGGTCCGGGGAGGACGAGGGTGGTATCGGTGTCAATATCAATTCAGGAAACAAGGAACGTGGGCTTGGTGGCTTGCGTGGGCACGAGATGGCGCGTGACCAAGGTCGATACGAGCTGTGGGAGGAGACTTCGATCTCGAGCTATCCGGCTGTTTACCTGGGGGTTAGTGACGCCCGCGATCGAGGGGATTGCGAACTCGTGGTAGGAATTGCCGATGACATGACTTTCGGTGTTTCCGCGGTTTCCTTCTACGAGAATCCTGAGAAGGCTTGTCGCGTGGCCGATGAGGTTGCCGCCGACGTCATCGAAACCCTGAAGTCGGGGAGTTGA